The genome window TTGATGCCAAGGCAAATTCACCACGAAGTATGGATATCGATCTTGTCAGCAGTAATGGGCATACGGTGCAGGTTCATCAAGGACAAAACCTCTCATTGAACCAAGAAATGAAAACGTATACCGGAGAGATCATTGTTGGAGATGGACCAGCAATCGCACAATCCGAACTTAGACTGTTATTCGGAAGTTCCAACGGCAAGGTATATGTGGACAATGTGCGTCTGACCAAACGAGGCAAACCGCTGTCCGTGAATGGCTACGCACATATCCCTGCAACCGAAGCCTGGGAAATGCAGGGCTTGCAACTGGAGGACTCCGTAGAAGGCGGCAAACATGTCAGTTACATGGATCAGGGAGATCTGCTGCAATATAAAATTGATGTGGCCCAAGAGGGGGAATATGTACTCTCTGCCCGAATGGCCAGTGGTAAAAGTGATTCTGAAGTACGATTCAGCATTCAGGATGAACAAGGTACAATCGTTGCTCAGTCCGAAGTGAATCTCGGAGACACGGGGGGATGGCAAACATACAAAACTGTGTATTTCCCAGGGTTCAACTTGGCAGCAGACAAATCCTATTATGTGAATTTTGAAGGAGCAAATTATAATACCCGTTGGGTGGATATCTCACTAAACAAAGTTCAAAACAGCCAGCTTGCAACAGATCTGAATCATTGGGAGCTAATTCCTAATGATCTGACAGCTTCACATAAAGAGGGCGAAGGATTAACGATCAACTTGCCTGGTACAAGTGAACATTGGTGGGATGCATTGCTGCAACAAGGTGAGATCGAACTGGATGCAAATAAATCATATCGACTTACCTTCGAGGCATCTGCTTCCAGTCCTAAATCTATGCAAGCGGTCCTTTCTCAGAATGCAGGGGATTTTGTGAAGTATTTCGAAGAAGAAGTGGAATTAACTTCTGATCCACAGTCGTATAGTTATACCTTCACCATGGGAGATACTTCTGATTCGGGAGCCGTACTTGCATTCGGACTAGGATATCCGTTACCTGCAGGTGAACACTCGATTAACATCCATAACATTCAGTTATATGAAGTTAATCCGAATGCAGATCAAGGAGGGCAACCAGCTCATGTTAATCTTATTTCCAATGGAGACTTCTCCAAAGGTAAAGACAGTTGGTTTACCTACGCGGATGGTAATGCAGCTGATCTTGAGATGCAAGTTAGCAATCAACAGCTTCTTGCCAAGATTGGTAATGCTGGACAGAACCCCTGGGATCGTCAAGTCATCAATGAAGGATTTGGCATACAGCAAGGTTTTAAATACAAATTAACGTTTAAAGCCAAAGCAGAGAAGTCCAGAAAAGTGGGTTTGGGAATTGGATGGGTCGACGCAGCTGCCAACTATGAATGGCATGGATTCTTTGGGGCACGAGTTGATTTGACTCCAGAAGAACAGGAGTTCACGTTTACATTTGATGCAACAGAAGCCAGCTATGCGAATACTCGCATCTCATTTGATCTGGGTAATATCGATGGCGCAGAAGACGGTAACACAACTGTCTCTTTGTCCGATGTCAGCTTGATTAATCTGGGTCCTGCCAATTAGCTTCTACTCTCATCCTCTTAGTAGCTAAAACGTAGAATAAAGTTGCCTTATAGTGACATCATAAAGAGGTAGTACACATCTCAGTTTCCAGAGGAGGATCTCTTTTATGGCTGACCAGAAGAAACGAAAAGAAGCTGCCTGGAAGTCACGAAAGCAAGAACAGCATCCCCATGGTAAAATCAAATCGCTAAAAGAATTATCCAGCGAGTATGAAGAGAAACCTACTACGAATTAAACGAAAGACTGCCGGTGAACATTGCTGGCAGTCTTTTTATATGTTGTAAACATGGAGCGCTAAGTGTATACACTATGTCCTAAAAAACGAATGAACATAAGATATAGTATATATATAGTTCGTAAATAACTGTGAACAAATCATCAAATCGTTGACATTGCATGTTATTTTAATTAGAATACGAAATGGACTTCAGGTTAAAACAGAGATGAGTATCTTTATGTTTCGTTTTTATGTTTCGTATAGAGCATAGCTGTTAAATCTTTAATCCTAACGACGAATATGGGAGCGTTAATAATACAATCCTATATGAAGATTAGGATTTTTTGTTTTTAGCTTGGAGTATAAATTGAAAGTTGGAGGCTGGCTTTAGCATGGACAATTGGTTCAAACTAAAAGAAAGAGGTACGAGCATTCCCACAGAGATTATCGCGGGGATTACAACATTCTTTACAATGGTATACATAGTGATCGTAAACCCAGGTATACTTAGCAGCACGGGCATGGACTTTAACGGAGTATTCATAGCAACGGTACTGGCAAGTATTGTCGGAACCCTGATTATGGGCATATGGTCCAATTATCCCATCGTCATCGCGCCGGGTATGGGACTGAACGCATTCTTTGCATATAGCGTCGTTGCCGGGTATGGCGTGTCTTGGCAGGTTGCACTGGGAGCGGTATTTATCGCAGGGATTTTGTTTATTATTTTATCGCTTACTTCATTCCGTTACATGTTGCTAGATGCCATTCCTGCAAGCTTAAAACATGCCATAACCGCAGGGATCGGATTGTTTATTACAACGGTAGGTCTTCAAAATGCCGGCATTATTGCCGATTCGGAATCGAATTTGATTACAATCGGCAACCTGGCTGAGCCAATGGCTTATCTGACTATTATCGGATTGATTATTACCGTTGTGCTGATGGCTTACAAAGTGAAGGGTTACCTGTTCATCGGCATGGTGGTTACAGCGATACTTTCCTGGATCATGGGACTATTCCAAATGCCGGAATCCATTGTATCCATGCCGCAAGGCCTCTCGTCAACGGCTTTGCAACTGGATCTGGCAGGTGTATTCTCGAATGGTTTGTATACAATCATATTTACGTTCCTGCTAATCACACTGTTTGATACGACGGGCACGATGCTCGGCGTTGCCGAACAAGCAGGATTGCTGAAGGAAGGTAAATTTCCACGCTCGCGTGGCGCACTATTGGCAGATGCCGTAGGAACAACCAGTGGCGCTTTGCTCGGAACAAGCCCAACCTCAGCTTACATCGAGTCGAGCACAGGGGTGGCTGCAGGAGGAAGAACGGGACTGACGGCGGTAACGGTAAGTGTGCTTCTTGCTCTGACGTTGTTCTTCACACCGATCGTAAGTGTAATTTCAAGCATTCCGGCGATCACTTCTCCGGCACTGATCATTGTTGGCTACTTTATGATTAACGTTATCAGCAAAATCAAATGGGATGATCTCGAAGAAGCATTTCCTGCCTTCCTGATTATCATCCTTACTCCGCTCACGCATAGTATTGCAACAGGGATTGGCGTAGGCTTTATCTTCTATCCAGTACTCAAGTTGCTTCGTGGCAAAGGTAAAGATGTTCATCCAATCTTCTATATCTTTGCAGTATTGTTCTTCATTCAGCTTGTATTCCTGGACCACTAAAAATGGTCTAAACCCTAAAGAGAACTGCTCTAACAAGCAGTTCTCTTTTTTTGCAGTTCATATTCCGTTCATATTCCCGTCACGAAGGGGACATCTTACATGGTTACACTATATCTATGCCGCAAGAGCGGCTCTACAGATATAGAGACAGGAGAAGATGGATGTGGGAAAAACAGTGGATATAACAACAACGGGGACTAAGGGCCGCAAAAAACGGAACTTATGGTTAAAAATAATTGGAGGTATTGTCGGCGCGCTGGTGCTGTTTATGGGTATCACGTTTGTTGTTCATACCATCAGTAATGGTATTGAGAAAAAGAAAATTGAATCATATGGCCAATATGTTAATGTCGATGGAAAAAAAATGAATGTATCCATTCAAGGCAGCGGTGAACAAACGATTGTGCTTTTGCCTGGGCAAGGAACCCCATCACCAGTGATTGACTTCAAATTGTTAATCGATGAATTAACTTCTGATTACAGAGTTGTAGCAATCGAACCTTTCGGTTATGGATTAAGTGACCAAACCGATTCGGAGAGAACAACGGAGAATATCGTCAGTGAAGTTCATGAAGCTGTACAACAGCTTGGGATTAACCGCTACATTTTGATGGGCCATTCCATCACGGGACTATACGCAGCGACGTATGTGAACACGTATCCGGATGAAGTTTCCGCTTTTGTCGGGATCGACAGCAGTGTTCCGAATCAACCTGGGATGGATGTTAAATTACCTTTGAACTTAATGAAATTTCTTAAACAATCAGGCCTGATGAGAGTACTTGCAAAAGTAAGCGGTGATTCAGATGCTTCACTTGCATACGATGAACATACCAGAGAACAGATGAGGTTGATCTCGAATCAAGTCTCAACTAATCCGACAATGATCAATGAGCTGGAACACTTGGGTTCCAATTTCAAAAATGGAGAAAACCTCACTTACCCTCGTGATATGCCAATGCTTTTATTCGTTCAATCCAATAACGAGCATAATCCACAATGGATTCCGCTGCACGAAGAGCAAGCGAAACAATCTGCACAGGGCAAGATGATCCCGATGGAAGGTTCACATTACCTGCATCATACGAAATATAAAGAGATTGCTGAAGAGTTCAAATCTTACATGAAACAACTCCAATAGAGATTGATCATTGTTGAACTGCGGTACCGAAATGGGTACCGTAGTTTTTTCTGATACAAGCAGCAAAATTACTGAACCAATTGTGCCATATCCGGCTGTAATTTGGTTCGCAAAGCATATAACATGATGGCCCCTACAAGAAACGCGACGGCATCCGCAATAACAAGTGACCAGATCACTCCATGAAATCCATTCAGTTGATTTGCGATATACAATACAGGAATCAGCGTAATTCCTTGAATGATGGACATCACAAAAGCGGCAGTTCCTTGGGCTGTAGCTTGGAAAATTCCAATAAACAACGAAGTCAATCCTGTAATAAACAAGGATAAGAAGGTCACATGGAGAATGTAGCTACCCATTTCAATTAATTGTGGATCAGTCGTAAATAAACCAATCAAGTGGTCAGAAATCAGATAAACGATAACGCCGAACAGGACAGCCAGGGCCAGAATCGCTTTAATCGTGAATCCAATGGTTTGTTTCATGCGTAATTTGTTCGCTGTAAATGAGAAGGCAATCAACGGCACGACTCCCTCGCACAGACCCATCAGAATAAACTCAGGAAACTGCAACAAACGCGATGAAATCCCATACCCTGCAATGGCCTGATCCCCATATTCGACAAGAAAAAGGTTAAGAATAAGCGACATGGCACCCAAGAAAACACTCATAACAAAGACGGGAACTCCGATTTTGAACACATTGCTCACAATCTCCTTGGTAACCTTGAACCATTTCAAGGAGACAGTTAAGAACGGGCTCTTATAACTGATGTGGAAAGCGTAGAATGCACTTGCAACCATGTTGGAGATGACTGTTGCAGATGCGACACCAATCACGCCCCAATGGAACACAAATATGAATAGCGCATCAAGAATAATATTCACCACAACACTGAGCATCATGCCGATCATTGACGTGATTGCTGAACCTTCTGAGCGCACGATATTCTCCAACGTGAAAAACAAGATGACAAATGGAGAACCGATAAGCATGATTGTGACATACTCTTTCGTAAATCCGAAGGAGTCGGGCGTTGCCCCCAGCCCATGAACAATAGGCCCGATCAAAGGGAGACCAACAGCTAGTACGATAATTCCAAGAACTAAACTGCTGTAAAAGGCAAATGAAGAGACATGCTTCAGATCATCCACTTTTTTCTCACCCAACAAACGAGAGATGAATGTGCCGCTACCTATGCCTATTAAGTTGCCTAGCGCCATAATGACTGCGAATAATGGCAACGTTAGGGCGAGCGCGGTTAACATGGCCGTATTGCCCAATGTACCAAGGAAATAGGCATTCAAGATGGAATAGATGACACTCATTGACGTGCCCAGCATCATTGGGACAGCGAAGTGAGCTACAGCTTTGGCGATTGGTGCTTTTTCAAAGTAATGGAGGTTTTCTGCATCCATGTGGATCACTACTTTCATCATTAATTTTTGATTCAATCTAACACCGTTAGATTGAACCTTACAGTGTTAGATGTTATCATGAACTTATGAACCTGTAAAGCATAAACTTACACTGTTAGATTAAAGGGCGGATAACGATGAAAAAACAACAGCCTCAGATTTCAGAAGATAAGATCTTGGAAACCTCGTGGGAGCTTTTGGGCGAAGAGGGTATTGAGAAATTCAGCATGAGGCGTTTGGCAGACAAGCTGGGCATTCAGGCTCCATCTCTATATTGGTACTTCAAGAGCAAGCAGGCACTTTACCAGCGGTTAGCCAACCAGATATCCAAAATTATTTTGGATGAATTTCAGACTGATGGGAACTGGAAGGAACAGATGGAAGGGCTTGCGATAACTGTACGGAATGTACTCAGCCGATACCCGTGTTCTACCCAGCTCATGATGATGACACTACCCCACGAACCGGACATGATCCGGTTCACCAACCGCATATTGCTCTGCATGGAATCGACGCCACTTGAGCAAGAACAAAAACTACAGGCAGTACTCACGCTTGTGAACTATGTGTTTTACTTCGTTCTGGACAATTACCAGCATCAGCGTAATATCTCTGCTGTTGTTAAGGACAACGAGGAACTTCAGGGTGAAGAGATGATTCACCTTCTGGACGCCATGGGTGAGAAGGAAGCTGGAATATTCAGCAGGATGTATAAGAGCGGTATGTTTGAGGTGATGGGAACTGACGGAGCGTTCGAGTTCGGCTTGAAGCTTATATTGTTGGGGATCGAACAAGTGGTCAAGGAGCAGGAGAAGTAGGTGTGTGAAGCAATGGAGACAGTAACGAGGATTACTGAGTGGTAATTAGATAGGTAAAATAACAAAGAATGATAACAACAACCTGCTAAAACAGTGGTTAGTTGGTGTTATCATTCTTTGTTGTTCGAGGATCAAGATGATGATTCTATCGGAAGCTGCAACGCCAGTGATTTTAAAAAGGTTACCGACAATTTAATTACCCTTCGGCATTTTGCTCTCATCCATATACAGCAGGTTCCATCGGTGACCGTCCAGGTCGGCAAATCCTGCGCCATACATCCAGCCATCCGTTTCACCCGGCTTGCCAAAGATGGTTCCTCCGGCAATCTCTACTTTTCGAATAAAAGCATCAACTTCCTCTTTGCTGTCAGCACCAATGGAAAATATAACTTCTGCGCTGTGAGAAGTATCTGTGATTTTTGAACCTGTAAATTTCTCAAACGCTGCATCTGGAAACAGCAGAATCGTTGTTTGGCCAATGACAAGTTGGGCTCTCTCGTTACCAACATTCTTCCCATGGAATCCAATCTCATTGAAAAAGGTAGTGGATTTCACAACGTCTTTCACCGGCAGGTTAATCCAGATATTTTGTGACATGGCTGCAGCCTCCTAGAGTATATTTTGAACACTCTTACTATACTCTACTTAAATCCATAATTACATAATCGGGTACATGCGATTATGTAAGAGTTAGAAATAACCGGTATAATGAAGGACCGATTTATCCAACGAAGAGGAAAGCACCTGGGAGAGTTTATTGATAAAGATGGAATTACAGTCAAGGTATCAGGTACACAGACGTATGATACAAGTCACCAGATTATGCACTGGGTCACGTTCCGTGATTGGATCAAACATCAATATTCGGACTGGGATAAAACACCGTTCAATCCTTTATCTCCTTCGATCATTAGTGTTTGTCGAAAAAAACATAGTGTCTGAAACAAACAATCCCGGAATATTCCTCCGAATGGTTCTAATTAGTGTTACACAATTTAATAATCTTCCATCCAAAGTCGCTTAATTAGCGGCTTTTTTTGTTTTAGTAACCTCAAGACTTGACCTACAGTTAACTCTATGTCTTATACTCCGATTAGGCTTGCAAAATTATATGAGGAATTGGAGATTTTATTTATCATGGCGAAGAGCACGAATTGGAATGTTTTTGGACTCGCAATACTACTAGGTTTATTTTCTACATTAGGTCCATTTACGATTGATATGTATTTACCGGCTTTCCCGGAGATTGCACAAAATATGAATACAACGGCATCACTTGTACAATTTAGTCTTACTGCTTGTTTGTTAGGACTAGGTGTAGGACAACTCGTGATGGGTCCTTTGAGTGATGCGTACGGTAGACGGAGACCATTGTTGATCTGCATGGCAGCCTACATTATTTGTTCCTTGGCATGTGCGTTTGCTCCGAATATCGGACTATTAATTTTGTTTCGTTTCACGCAAGGATTTGCCGCATCAGCAGGAATTGTCATTTCCCGTGCGATAGCTAGAGATCTATATAGTGGACATGAGCTCACTAAATTTTTCTCTTTGCTGTTGCTTGTAGGGAATTTGGGGCCTTTGGCAGCACCGATTGCGGGAAGTGGCATTCTTTCCTTCACGACATGGATTGGCGTGTTTATCTCGCTTTCATTCCTGGGAGTTTTCTTATTGATCATGACCAAGTGGAGCTTAAAAGAAACACACCCGGCCGAAAGACGTATGGTTCCCGACTTCAAACAGCAATTGGGTAATTACAGAATGCTTCTGCGTGACCGCACGTTTGTTGGCTATATGCTCGCACAGGGAATCATGACGGCAGGGGTCTTTGCTTATGTAGCAGGAACACCTTTTATTTACCAAAATATATATGGTGTTACGCCCACAGTATTTGCTATATTGTTTGCTTCGAATGGAATCAGCTTGATCATCGGTTCTCAAATTGTGGGTCGATTGGCCAAACGTATCCCTGAGCAAACGCTTCTACTATCCGGGCTATGGCTTGCTTTAATAGCAAGTGTCGCGGCTTTGGTGGTAACTTTGGTTCATGGTCCACTTTTCGCTTTGGTCATTCCATTGTTCTTCTTCGTTTGCTCAATCGGTATTACGTCTACAGCTGCATTCCCATTGGCTATGGAAAGTCAAGCTAAGATGGCCGGAAGTGCTGCAGCACTGCTCGGCGTTGTTCCTTTTCTACTGGGTGCATTGGTTGCTCCT of Paenibacillus sp. FSL R5-0517 contains these proteins:
- a CDS encoding DUF6254 family protein, which gives rise to MADQKKRKEAAWKSRKQEQHPHGKIKSLKELSSEYEEKPTTN
- a CDS encoding NCS2 family permease encodes the protein MDNWFKLKERGTSIPTEIIAGITTFFTMVYIVIVNPGILSSTGMDFNGVFIATVLASIVGTLIMGIWSNYPIVIAPGMGLNAFFAYSVVAGYGVSWQVALGAVFIAGILFIILSLTSFRYMLLDAIPASLKHAITAGIGLFITTVGLQNAGIIADSESNLITIGNLAEPMAYLTIIGLIITVVLMAYKVKGYLFIGMVVTAILSWIMGLFQMPESIVSMPQGLSSTALQLDLAGVFSNGLYTIIFTFLLITLFDTTGTMLGVAEQAGLLKEGKFPRSRGALLADAVGTTSGALLGTSPTSAYIESSTGVAAGGRTGLTAVTVSVLLALTLFFTPIVSVISSIPAITSPALIIVGYFMINVISKIKWDDLEEAFPAFLIIILTPLTHSIATGIGVGFIFYPVLKLLRGKGKDVHPIFYIFAVLFFIQLVFLDH
- a CDS encoding alpha/beta hydrolase is translated as MDVGKTVDITTTGTKGRKKRNLWLKIIGGIVGALVLFMGITFVVHTISNGIEKKKIESYGQYVNVDGKKMNVSIQGSGEQTIVLLPGQGTPSPVIDFKLLIDELTSDYRVVAIEPFGYGLSDQTDSERTTENIVSEVHEAVQQLGINRYILMGHSITGLYAATYVNTYPDEVSAFVGIDSSVPNQPGMDVKLPLNLMKFLKQSGLMRVLAKVSGDSDASLAYDEHTREQMRLISNQVSTNPTMINELEHLGSNFKNGENLTYPRDMPMLLFVQSNNEHNPQWIPLHEEQAKQSAQGKMIPMEGSHYLHHTKYKEIAEEFKSYMKQLQ
- a CDS encoding MATE family efflux transporter, coding for MDAENLHYFEKAPIAKAVAHFAVPMMLGTSMSVIYSILNAYFLGTLGNTAMLTALALTLPLFAVIMALGNLIGIGSGTFISRLLGEKKVDDLKHVSSFAFYSSLVLGIIVLAVGLPLIGPIVHGLGATPDSFGFTKEYVTIMLIGSPFVILFFTLENIVRSEGSAITSMIGMMLSVVVNIILDALFIFVFHWGVIGVASATVISNMVASAFYAFHISYKSPFLTVSLKWFKVTKEIVSNVFKIGVPVFVMSVFLGAMSLILNLFLVEYGDQAIAGYGISSRLLQFPEFILMGLCEGVVPLIAFSFTANKLRMKQTIGFTIKAILALAVLFGVIVYLISDHLIGLFTTDPQLIEMGSYILHVTFLSLFITGLTSLFIGIFQATAQGTAAFVMSIIQGITLIPVLYIANQLNGFHGVIWSLVIADAVAFLVGAIMLYALRTKLQPDMAQLVQ
- a CDS encoding TetR family transcriptional regulator; protein product: MKKQQPQISEDKILETSWELLGEEGIEKFSMRRLADKLGIQAPSLYWYFKSKQALYQRLANQISKIILDEFQTDGNWKEQMEGLAITVRNVLSRYPCSTQLMMMTLPHEPDMIRFTNRILLCMESTPLEQEQKLQAVLTLVNYVFYFVLDNYQHQRNISAVVKDNEELQGEEMIHLLDAMGEKEAGIFSRMYKSGMFEVMGTDGAFEFGLKLILLGIEQVVKEQEK
- a CDS encoding VOC family protein — translated: MSQNIWINLPVKDVVKSTTFFNEIGFHGKNVGNERAQLVIGQTTILLFPDAAFEKFTGSKITDTSHSAEVIFSIGADSKEEVDAFIRKVEIAGGTIFGKPGETDGWMYGAGFADLDGHRWNLLYMDESKMPKGN
- a CDS encoding multidrug effflux MFS transporter, with product MAKSTNWNVFGLAILLGLFSTLGPFTIDMYLPAFPEIAQNMNTTASLVQFSLTACLLGLGVGQLVMGPLSDAYGRRRPLLICMAAYIICSLACAFAPNIGLLILFRFTQGFAASAGIVISRAIARDLYSGHELTKFFSLLLLVGNLGPLAAPIAGSGILSFTTWIGVFISLSFLGVFLLIMTKWSLKETHPAERRMVPDFKQQLGNYRMLLRDRTFVGYMLAQGIMTAGVFAYVAGTPFIYQNIYGVTPTVFAILFASNGISLIIGSQIVGRLAKRIPEQTLLLSGLWLALIASVAALVVTLVHGPLFALVIPLFFFVCSIGITSTAAFPLAMESQAKMAGSAAALLGVVPFLLGALVAPLVGIAGEDTAVPLGLTLLMTSVIAIVTYFLLVKKISQHTPNHAQSNADF